The following are from one region of the Synechococcus sp. CBW1108 genome:
- a CDS encoding FAD-binding domain-containing protein: MQSADSLPPGDLPCRFASRAQLEATLRQLFPEAPGGLSPIQGGRRAAETALAAVDPLAYGRSRNHLDGAVTHLSPYIRHGVLSLAEVREAVFTWLECSGEPAQAAAKLVNELGWRDYWQRLWRQLGAGIWHDREPLKTGHPSASYAAELPADLLEARTGLACIDGFAAELHASGWLHNHARMWLASYVVHWRRVRWQAGARWFLQHLLDGDPASNNLSWQWVASSFSSKPYLFNRANLERFSSGRYCRSCAAATAGSCPFEASYEQLQEALFGEVGPC; encoded by the coding sequence ATGCAATCGGCCGATTCTCTCCCACCCGGGGATCTGCCCTGCCGCTTTGCCAGCCGGGCGCAGCTGGAGGCCACCCTGCGCCAGCTGTTCCCCGAGGCCCCTGGCGGCTTGAGTCCGATCCAGGGGGGGCGCCGGGCGGCTGAAACGGCGCTGGCCGCCGTCGATCCCCTGGCCTATGGCCGCAGCCGCAACCACCTCGATGGTGCAGTGACGCACCTCTCGCCCTACATCCGCCATGGCGTGCTCAGCCTGGCGGAGGTGCGCGAGGCGGTGTTCACCTGGCTGGAGTGCAGCGGTGAGCCTGCCCAGGCCGCCGCCAAGCTGGTCAATGAGCTCGGTTGGCGCGACTACTGGCAGCGGCTCTGGCGCCAGCTGGGCGCTGGCATCTGGCACGACCGCGAGCCGCTCAAAACCGGCCACCCCAGCGCCAGCTATGCCGCGGAGCTGCCGGCCGACCTGCTGGAGGCCCGCACCGGCCTGGCCTGTATCGATGGCTTCGCGGCCGAGCTGCACGCCAGCGGCTGGCTGCACAACCACGCCCGCATGTGGCTGGCCAGTTACGTGGTGCACTGGCGCCGGGTGCGCTGGCAGGCCGGCGCCCGCTGGTTTCTCCAGCACCTGCTCGATGGCGATCCAGCTAGCAACAACCTCAGTTGGCAGTGGGTGGCCAGCAGCTTCAGCAGCAAGCCCTACCTGTTTAACCGCGCCAACCTGGAGCGCTTCAGCTCCGGGCGCTACTGCCGCAGCTGCGCCGCCGCCACAGCCGGCAGCTGCCCTTTTGAAGCCAGCTATGAGCAGCTGCAGGAAGCCCTGTTTGGGGAGGTTGGGCCGTGCTGA
- a CDS encoding DegT/DnrJ/EryC1/StrS aminotransferase family protein, whose translation MQVPPFSLSEQIQELGAALDQAVLEVLRSGQYIGGATIASFEQDFAVACGVPHAIGCNSGTDALILALRGLGIGPGDEVITASFSFFATAEAISAVGATPVFVDVAESSYLIDLEQLEAAITPATRALLPVHLFGRPVDMERVCAIAARYGLKVVEDCAQATGASWAGRPVGSWGDVGCFSFFPTKNLGAGGDGGAITCRDGALAQTIRELAVHGMPRRYLHTALGYNSRLDAMQAAVLNVKLPHLPRWVERRGAIARRYSEQLGALAAVALPPAGPPGHSWNQFVIRVPQCPGAKACGATPGTCLPSSDSAVFGLPEACCRDWLKQQLQDAGVSTIIYYPIPIHRQPAYADLGYGPGSLPVTERLCSEVLSLPIFPELSEAQQQRVIEVLARVVQPLIVA comes from the coding sequence ATGCAGGTGCCCCCTTTCAGCCTCAGCGAGCAGATCCAGGAGCTGGGAGCTGCCCTCGATCAGGCTGTGCTTGAGGTGTTGCGCAGCGGTCAGTACATCGGCGGCGCCACGATCGCCAGCTTTGAGCAAGACTTCGCCGTCGCCTGTGGCGTCCCCCATGCCATCGGCTGCAACAGCGGCACCGATGCCCTGATTCTGGCCCTGCGGGGCCTGGGCATCGGCCCTGGCGATGAGGTGATCACCGCCTCGTTCAGTTTCTTTGCAACCGCGGAGGCGATCAGCGCCGTGGGCGCGACGCCGGTGTTTGTGGATGTGGCGGAGAGCAGCTATCTGATCGATCTCGAGCAGTTGGAGGCAGCCATTACCCCCGCCACCCGGGCCCTGTTGCCGGTGCACCTGTTCGGACGGCCCGTCGACATGGAGCGGGTCTGTGCCATCGCGGCGCGCTATGGCCTCAAGGTGGTCGAAGACTGCGCCCAGGCCACCGGCGCCAGCTGGGCTGGCCGGCCGGTCGGCAGTTGGGGGGATGTGGGCTGCTTCAGCTTCTTCCCCACCAAGAATCTCGGTGCTGGCGGCGATGGCGGTGCTATCACCTGTCGCGATGGGGCCCTGGCCCAGACCATCCGGGAGCTGGCGGTGCACGGCATGCCGCGCCGCTACCTGCACACCGCCCTTGGCTACAACAGCCGCCTTGACGCCATGCAGGCGGCCGTTCTGAACGTCAAGCTGCCCCACCTGCCCCGCTGGGTGGAACGCCGCGGCGCCATCGCCCGTCGGTACAGCGAGCAGCTCGGGGCCCTGGCAGCGGTTGCCTTGCCGCCGGCCGGACCCCCTGGCCACAGCTGGAATCAGTTCGTTATCCGGGTGCCCCAGTGCCCCGGGGCCAAGGCCTGTGGGGCGACCCCTGGCACCTGCCTGCCCTCCTCCGATAGTGCCGTCTTTGGCCTGCCGGAGGCTTGCTGCCGCGACTGGCTCAAGCAGCAGCTGCAGGATGCCGGAGTCAGCACGATCATCTACTACCCGATCCCGATCCACCGCCAGCCCGCCTACGCCGATCTGGGCTACGGCCCCGGCTCCCTGCCAGTCACCGAACGGCTCTGCTCTGAGGTGCTCAGCCTGCCGATTTTCCCAGAGCTCAGCGAGGCCCAGCAGCAGCGGGTGATTGAGGTGCTGGCCAGGGTGGTTCAGCCCCTGATCGTGGCGTAG